In a genomic window of Mycosarcoma maydis chromosome 5, whole genome shotgun sequence:
- a CDS encoding uncharacterized protein (related to Cingulin), which produces MDLHFGTPARLERQIAQDLMDTHSEFDLSMPGADTRDISASLTTTRTPLAPSHRHNSSFSRPSDSSDASVSSPAKHTHLATPHATTRPVTLATAIQNAHKDVANPNPNPNPNSISSPSSTSSVSDSPLSTHFPDPYSHVPSSSPPLTSTPQRTIGAASTVGSRSRTTITARPSRSNTAQHIATHPYDDTTKTSASRATRSARSASAVLDDLTESSIAPEQASDHEQDARATSSQHHHTQTHAQHHEYDGRDLVLRDVPPPPSTSRNVSPAASQAPSTAATIDWQQRRAQRRQLVHNDESAIDDDDDDADKSQSHTQAHTHSPLQPTRTLATRADSVAETEFTTTAYSSPAAARLARQALLANNTTASSQPADSATSTPSRPIQADPATPNHASAPDERARMKQYLLNSVKATDRSRSRTAPSSDAHSHAIERLKAQAQLHRTPSSLSDGDAHTPDDASSATTADPTPRRRMDRLGKANTFAAGRTPLPKGGVAELLRRGALFSVSDASEASSAAAATPQSPLHVASSSVDAVKDDEAASAVGSTTTYSEASSNDLALAPNASKHGALGLRANTSFPGLGAADAGTQANSVARPRVDAAKLALYQSKLNARLDAENDALKRERDQLLQKLAQLQTASSSSTSAELQAVNQQLQAERQRADALDKEAQELADLVDEKEREIESLKPAQGAPPSSENHEQDLRNQIQELRTLLNEKQEDLEEIQALLQREREQMQEQVQQAKAFSFETLDKIENERDEALERVRELQAQVSELTSSHADMDGDHAALQLRVRELQAETQSLREKLESTSQSTSQLESLREQTSTDAVRIRGLERRLNAANAQLAKGANARDQSDQSQSMQLESLQNELREAQTYIAELEARVQAEKTLTTSSVQDQKIALLQRQKAELEERVEQYREMISKGVGTNLANLKNAEAADGASLPPTTPARTNLGSSPLPKSVLSLRNISALKTPRSPGALSEASWLYNESSLGAANVVDRITYLEGALDQANASIDAKLQQLDQAGVAHLTLAERLEHAHERIASLQAEIERLRMLGGRGSDTSTDTSHASASPNKSVSRRQKVFADVHAQLEALKSRWAADHDKLQQREREVERRERELHDRSTEKRQYEEVLAELERFKEAASSLQHDLQRERAKQRTKLAETRAMEEQKESIEASLSRTHAELEVVKRKLEHKTGGLEDLGRQCMQPESSQLDDCAEERLAERFQAARSEVEVLRAERNELLQQRAQLHSKFATTNEKYAQVLGELVASREALAEHQAQLDEQIEQMQAAHAALRCKKAAYEKMAGDRDRLRAERDLIVHDVGMFEHELRRLRHEADRQGADLQALRAERQHTQDQQRTHLLRQVQTLQDQLNCKTHELDRIKSKLPHLENVAITTHPPAPMQHDALLATNKMHNAECKGLLLHISYLKLKLIREMDLRADLVHQKSYISLLLHGLMRSDTQLEKLILHLHLHRARNSTSVASAPPRNVKRTWTKPLNAALAIGRMRVLANKAHRLVQIKLSLQTAHKNVQATRCISAKQS; this is translated from the coding sequence ATGGATCTACACTTTGGGACCCCCGCTCGACTAGAGCGTCAAATCGCTCAAGATCTCATGGACACCCACTCCGAATTCGATCTCTCCATGCCCGGTGCAGACACTCGCGACATCAGTGCCTccctcaccaccaccagaACGCCTTTGGCACCTTCGCATCGCCACAACTCGTCCTTTTCCAGGCCATCCGACTCGTCCGATGCCTCTGTCTCCTCGCCTGCCAAACACACGCACTTGGCCACTCCCCACGCCACCACGCGTCCAGTCACTTTGGCCACTGCGATCCAGAATGCACACAAAGACGTCGCCAACCCCAATCCCAATCCCAATCCCAATTCCATCTCCTCCCCCTCGTCCACTTCCAGCGTCTCGGACTCTCCCCTCTCAACACACTTTCCTGACCCATACTCACACGTTCCAAGCTCGTCACCGCCCCTCACCTCGACTCCGCAGCGCACCATTGGcgccgcttccaccgtcGGCTCAAGGTCccgcaccaccatcaccgctCGTCCATCCCGCTCCAACACCGCACAGCACATCGCCACCCATCCATACGACGACACCACAAAGACGTCCGCATCCAGGGCTACTCGCTCAGCACGCTCTGCCTCGGCCGTCCTCGACGACCTCACAGAGTCATCCATCGCTCCAGAGCAAGCTTCCGATCATGAACAAGACGCGAGAGCCACTTCATCTCAGCATCACCACACACAAACACACGCGCAGCATCACGAATACGATGGTCGCGACCTTGTCCTCCGCGACGTCCCACCACCTCCATCTACATCGCGCAACGTGTCGCCCGCTGCCAGTCAAGCACcatccaccgccgccaccatCGACTGGCAACAACGCCGCGCTCAACGAAGGCAGCTTGTTCACAACGATGAGTCggccatcgacgacgacgacgacgacgccgacaaGTCCCAGTCTCACACACAAGCACATACACACTCTCCTTTGCAACCTACGCGCACTCTCGCCACCCGTGCCGATTCTGTAGCCGAAACCGAGTTCACGACAACCGCCTATTCCAGTcccgcagctgctcgactcgctcgtcaagctctcCTTGCCAACAACACTACCGCTTCAAGCCAGCCTGCCGACTCTGCAACGAGTACACCCAGCCGTCCAATTCAAGCTGACCCCGCAACTCCAAATCATGCCTCGGCTCCCGACGAGCGCGCCAGAATGAAGCAGTACCTTCTCAACAGCGTCAAAGCAACAGACCGCTCTCGCTCCCGCACCGCTCCATCTTCCGACGCGCATTCCCACGCCATCGAGCGTCTCAAAGCGCAGGCCCAGCTGCACAGAACTCCTAGCTCCCTCTCCGACGGCGATGCACACACCCCCGACGATGCCTCATCAGCTACCACTGCCGATCCAACGCCAAGACGTAGAATGGACCGCCTCGGTAAGGCTAACACCTTTGCAGCCGGGCGCACTCCTCTACCCAAAGGTGGtgtcgccgagctgcttcgACGAGGTGCCCTCTTTAGTGTTTCCGACGCGAGCGAAGCATCAAGCGCTGCCGCCGCTACCCCGCAGAGCCCGCTGCACGTAGCATCGAGTTCTGTCGACGCCGTCAAAGATGACGAAGCGGCCAGCGCTGTTGGTTCTACTACCACCTATTCGGAAGCCTCGTCGAACgaccttgctcttgctcccAATGCATCCAAACACGGTGCATTGGGTCTGCGCGCCAACACGTCCTTCCCGGGTCTGGGCGCAGCCGACGCCGGCACTCAAGCCAACTCGGTCGCAAGGCCTCgcgtcgatgcagccaagctcgcccTGTACCAAAGCAAGCTCAATGCGCGTCTGGATGCCGAGAACGACGCACTGAAACGTGAGCGCGACCAGCTGCTTCAGaagctcgctcagctccagacagcctcgtccagctcaACCAGCGCCGAGCTGCAAGCAGTCAACCAGCAGTTGCAGGCCGAACGCCAGAGagccgatgcgctcgataaggaagcgcaagagcTTGCtgatcttgtcgacgaAAAGGAAcgcgagatcgagtcgctcaAGCCGGCACAAGGCGCTCCTCCAAGCAGCGAGAATCATGAGCAAGATTTGCGAAACCAGATTCAAGAGCTTCGAACCTTGCTCAACGAGAAACAAGAGGATCTTGAAGAGATCCAAGCTCTGCTGCAACGCGAACGCGAACAAATGCAAGAACAAGTTCAACAGGCTAAAGCGTTTTCCTTTgagacgctcgacaagatcgagaaCGAGAGGGACGAGGCTCTGGAGCGAGTTCGAGAGCTACAAGCCCAAGTTTCCGAGCTGACAAGTTCCCATGCCGATATGGACGGCGATCATGCagctctgcagctgcgcgTTCGAGAGCTCCAAGCCGAGACGCAAAGCTTGAGGGAAAAGCTCGAGTCAACGTCGCAATCAACGTCGCAACTCGAATCACTACGTGAGCAGACCAGCACCGATGCGGTGCGCATCCGCGGCTTGGAACGCCGACTCAACGCAGCCAATGCACAACTGGCCAAGGGCGCCAACGCAAGAGACCAGAGCGACCAGAGCCAATCAatgcagctcgaatcgctaCAAaacgagctgcgcgaggCACAAACCTACATTGCAGAGTTGGAAGCCAGAGTGCAGGCAGAAAAGACGTTGACAACAAGCTCCGTGCAGGATCAAAAGATCGCATTACTGCAACGCCAGAaagccgagctggaagaaCGCGTTGAGCAGTACCGCGAGATGATCAGCAAGGGAGTGGGCACCAACCTCGCCAATCTCAAGAATGCAGAAGCCGCCGACGGTGCATCGCTGCCACCCACGACGCCGGCAAGGACTAACCTTGGATCTTCGCCGCTTCCAAAATCCGTTCTGAGCCTGCGAAACATCTCGGCGCTCAAGACACCTCGTTCACCCGGTGCGCTCAGCGAGGCATCTTGGCTGTACAACGAATCGAGCCTCGGTGCCGCCAATGTGGTGGACAGGATCACATACCTCGAAGGAGCGCTCGACCAGGCCAacgcatcgatcgatgccaAGCTTCAGCAGCTTGATCAAGCCGGTGTGGCGCACCTCACGCTAGCCGAACGACTCGAGCACGCTCACGAGCGCATCGCTTCGCTCCAGGCCGAGATCGAAAGGCTGCGCATGCTCGGCGGTCGCGGCTCAGACACGTCGACAGACACGTCTCACGCCAGCGCCAGCCCGAACAAGAGTGTCAGCCGAAGGCAAAAAGTGTTTGCTGACGTGCACGCACAACTGGAAGCACTAAAGAGTCGATGGGCCGCCGACCACGACAAACTACAGCAGCGCGAACGCGAGGTGGAACGTCGCGAGCGCGAATTGCACGATCGAAGCACCGAAAAGCGACAGTACGAAGAGGTTCTAGCTGAGCTAGAGCGCTTCAAGGAAgcggcgtcgtcgttgcaGCACGATCTGCAGCGCGAACGTGCCAAACAGCgcaccaagctcgccgagacGCGCGCCATGGAGGAGCAAAAGGAGTCGATCGAGGCAAGTCTATCGCGTACGcacgccgagcttgaggtggtgaagcgcaagctgGAGCACAAGACGGGCGGGCTCGAGGACCTCGGTCGGCAATGCATGCAACCGGAGAgctcgcagctcgatgaTTGCGCCGAAGAACGGCTCGCGGAACGCTTCCAGGCGGCGCGgagcgaggtcgaggtgctgAGAGCGGAGCGCAATGAGCTTCTTCAGCAGCGCGCGCAGCTGCACAGCAAGTTTGCGACGACCAACGAAAAGTACGCGCAGGTGCTTGGCGAACTAGTTGCTTCCAGGGAAGCGTTGGCGGAGCATCAGGCGCAGTTggacgagcagatcgaacaGATGCAAGCGGCACACGCCGCGTTGCGTTGCAAAAAGGCGGCGTACGAAAAGATGGCGGGCGATCGCGATCGACTGCGTGCCGAACGCGATCTGATCGTCCACGACGTCGGCATGTTTGAACACGAACTGCGCCGTCTGCGTCACGAAGCCGACCGACAGGGTGCCGACCTGCAAGCGTTGCGCGCCGAACGCCAACACACGCAAGATCAACAACGCACGCACTTGTTGCGACAAGTACAAACGCTCCAAGATCAGCTCAACTGCAAAACgcacgagctcgaccgGATCAAGTCCAAACTACCCCACCTCGAAAACGTAGCCATCACCACGCATCCGCCGGCGCCTATGCAACACGacgcgcttctcgctacaAACAAGATGCACAACGCCGAATGTAAAggactgctgctgcacatCTCGTacctcaagctcaagctgatcCGCGAAATGGATCTTAGAGCcgatctcgtccaccaAAAATCTTACATCAGCCTCCTCCTTCATGGCCTGATGCGTTCGGATACACAGCTCGAAAAACTCATCCTCCACTTGCACCTCCACCGCGCCCGAAACAGCACAAGCGTCGCAAGCGCCCCACCGCGCAACGTCAAGCGCACATGGACCAAGCCGCTCAATGCGGCGCTCGCCATTGGCCGAATGCGCGTACTGGCAAACAAAGCACACCGCCTCGTCCAGATCAAACTGAGCCTGCAGACCGCGCACAAAAACGTACAGGCGACAAGATGCATCTCGGCGAAACAATCGTGA
- a CDS encoding putative ATP-binding cassette transporter, whose product MWRSATTVVGMRPCARSVELRSVLRSTCLTSHQACSTPTNPPRHSAFMDGSASRFLSSFSSSRTFGTSSVKHDKSKSDVPTLASTQAINNRPDGGTTPADKHTTPQPPAASGAPGTSGASGSLASRLSGRVRALLQAQLAKSARDSKDGASAPPTNFPDLRRLFSLAMPERKNIVIALALLLVSSCITLTVPFAIGRLIDFFTSGQNALFGLGFGSVAALMLVIFAIGAGAKAGSNILLELSGVRVIQGIRHQAYRSALRQDVELADKGAGDVVSRLSVDTNIVGESLTSDIGDGLRAGATVVFAGTAMFMISSKLTLLMMAVVPPAAIGAVFYGRYLRDLTLKTQNAVGDMTRLAEERLSPPAFRTLTAFNTQRQELRRFDEKIGSIVDLQVKEAYASGLFYGGTGFVGNCAILTLLTYGGHLVSRAEISVGDLTSLLMYTAYLGGGMVSLTSFFASLMKGLGAGARVFDLIDRQSNVVLGKGEVLQVRAGSAGLPVRFEDVHFSYPSRPEQPILRGVTLDIEPGQSYALVGGSGAGKSSVHSLLLRFYDPVKGKILVAGRDLGTYRPESVRKHLAFVPQEPILFDGTLEDNIKYGTDSATREQVEHAARMAGCESFISEMPRGLDTLIGSRQLSGGQRQRIAIARALVRKPSILLLDEATSALDSASELMVNEAIQHIIRQAEITVWIVAHRLSTIKSANNIHVLENGRIVEHGSFQQLDRPGSRFRALMAAQLQAAPDHTVDTHPSTRQVRD is encoded by the coding sequence ATGTGGCGCTCGGCTACCACTGTGGTCGGCATGCGCCCTTGCGCTCGTTCCGTCGAGCTCAGAAGCGTGCTGCGATCCACATGCCTAACATCGCACCAGGCGtgctcgacgccaacaaACCCGCCCCGCCACTCGGCTTTTATGGACGGATCCGCCTCGCGCTTTCTCTCTAGCTTCTCGTCATCGCGTACTTTTGGCACCTCCAGTGTCAAGCACGACAAGTCCAAGTCGGATGTACCAACGCTCGCCTCTACGCAGGCGATCAACAACCGCCCAGATGGCGGCACAACACCGGCCGACAAGCACACCACGCCACAGCCACCGGCTGCTTCTGGTGCTCCTGGTACTTCTGGTGCTTCTGGCTCCCTAGCTTCGAGGCTCTCGGGACGCGTCAGGGCGCTACTGCAAGCACAGCTCGCCAAGTCGGCGCGCGATTCCAAAGACGGTGCTTCTGCACCGCCTACCAACTTTCCGGATCTCCGACGTCTGTTTTCGCTTGCGATGCCTGAAAGGAAAAACATTGTGATTGCTCTGGCGCTCCTGCTGGTTTCTTCGTGCATCACGCTCACTGTACCGTTCGCGATCGGCCGGCTGATCGACTTTTTCACCTCGGGCCAGAACGCGCTGTTCGGTCTCGGGTTCGGCTCAGTGGCTGCGCTGATGCTTGTGATCTTTGCCATCGGTGCGGGTGCCAAAGCAGGGAGCAACattctgctcgagctttCCGGGGTGCGCGTGATCCAGGGAATTCGCCACCAGGCATATCGATCCGCGCTTCGTCAGGATGTCGAACTGGCGGATAAAGGTGCAGGCGATGTAGTGAGTCGGCTGAGCGTGGATACCAACATTGTCGGCGAGTCGCTCACCTCGGACATTGGAGACGGTCTTCGCGCCGGCGCTACCGTGGTGTTTGCCGGTACGGCCATGTTTATGATCTCGTCCAAGTTGACTCTGCTTAtgatggcggtggtgccACCGGCTGCAATCGGCGCTGTCTTTTACGGTCGATACCTGCGCGATttgacgctcaagacgcagaATGCGGTGGGAGACATGACTCGGCTCGCAGAAGAACGGCTCTCACCACCGGCGTTTCGAACCCTGACCGCGTTCAATACGCAACGTCAAGAGTTGCGTCGATTCGACGAGAAAATCGGATCGATCGTGGATCTGCAGGTGAAAGAGGCATACGCATCCGGCTTGTTCTATGGCGGTACAGGATTCGTGGGCAACTGTGCGATTCTGACCCTGCTCACTTACGGTGGACATCTGGTGAGTCGAGCCGAGATCTCAGTAGGTGACCTAacgtcgctgctgatgtATACGGCGTACTTGGGAGGAGGAATGGTGAGCCTCACCTCGTTTTTTGCGTCGCTCATGAAGGGACTCGGTGCAGGCGCTAGGGTGTTTGATCTCATTGATCGCCAATCCAATGTGGTGTTGGGGAAGGGCGAGGTGTTGCAAGTGCGCGCTGGTTCGGCTGGTCTACCGGTTCGATTTGAGGATGTACACTTTAGCTATCCGTCGCGTCCTGAACAGCCGATCCTTCGGGGTGTCACGCTGGATATCGAACCGGGACAGTCGTACGCTCTGGTTGGAGGGTCCGGAGCGGGAAAGTCGTCGGTGCACTCACTTTTGCTGCGATTCTACGATCCTGTCAAGGGCAAAATCCTGGTGGCGGGACGAGATCTTGGGACGTATCGACCCGAGAGTGTTCGCAAGCACCTGGCGTTTGTGCCGCAAGAGCCGATTTTGTTTGACGGAACGTTGGAGGACAACATCAAGTACGGCACCGACTCGGCGACGCGAGAGCAAGTAGAGCATGCAGCGCGCATGGCTGGCTGTGAATCGTTCATCTCCGAGATGCCGCGTGGTCTAGATACGCTGATTGGCTCGCGTCAGCTGTCTGGAGGACAGCGCCAACGGATCGCCATCGCGCGCGCTCTGGTGCGAAAACCGTCGATCCTTCTACTGGACGAGGCGACTTCGGCTCTCGACTCTGCGTCCGAGCTGATGGTGAACGAGGCGATCCAACACATTATCCGTCAAGCCGAAATCACCGTCTGGATCGTAGCACATCGTCTGTCGACCATCAAGAGCGCCAACAACATCCACGTCCTCGAAAACGGCAGGATCGTAGAGCACGGCTCGttccagcagctcgaccgtCCCGGCTCACGATTCAGAGCGCTCATGGCGGCTCAACTGCAAGCTGCGCCGGACCACACGGTCGATACGCATCCCTCGACTCGACAGGTACGTGATTGA